A single Sporosarcina sp. FSL W8-0480 DNA region contains:
- a CDS encoding EAL domain-containing protein has protein sequence MNNKTLEVDAQLIPATDTYFYNHPFDMTVQIGLNNNHEWKVILANHKASHFFKEEEGALASVYFGAVWKSIKKHLKALKIHPYIQVFLTIKSEDKDKLFELRLFRQETRESGQTIFIELSAQDELKAEQKVRWLYEQKYMSVIDHNLDPIITVNRKNRITYANSAVHHAFGYRTKELTGRSILDLIGDEKVDEFRAFLSRAFSGESIEMEGITFFHKKGQYLSAYLKTIPVSIQGEIQEIHIILRDTSAHFKNNEKLLFLSYHDQLTGLWNRRALKEHFEEDAEYAYRSDEKLSFIHLDLDRFKTINDSIGRTGADEILRMIAERIKMACPKAGKLYRNGGDEYIILLRGHSIEKTEDLAKRILSDFTKPFYFNHQEYFISSSIGISVYPDDGVVLEELLKKAEQAVFFVKERGRAHYRFYKEEMNTSFTDAAIMESHLRRAIEFNELEIHYQPQVNLKTGQIDSFEALLRWNNRKFGFVSPSLFIPMAEDSGLIHTIGDWVLEGVCKQLKEWQDKQFRKVRIAVNISPKQFSTGEFANKAKDMIDKYGIHASSFEVEITETALMNIKDTLSTLQRLKEIGVTISIDDFGTGYSSLSYLKLYPIDIIKIDRSFIKDIEVDEKNAAIAKTIISLAHNLGMQVIAEGVEKDLQAKILTEADCHKAQGFLFSKAIPASQIVEKYFSWV, from the coding sequence ATGAATAATAAAACATTGGAAGTTGACGCTCAACTTATACCAGCAACCGATACATACTTTTACAATCATCCATTCGACATGACAGTTCAAATAGGTTTGAACAATAATCACGAATGGAAGGTTATCCTCGCTAATCATAAAGCAAGCCACTTTTTCAAGGAGGAAGAAGGGGCCCTTGCTTCAGTTTATTTTGGAGCTGTTTGGAAATCGATTAAAAAACATCTAAAAGCATTAAAGATTCACCCGTACATACAAGTGTTTCTAACCATCAAAAGTGAAGATAAAGATAAGCTATTTGAGCTTAGACTATTTCGACAAGAAACGAGAGAATCCGGACAAACTATATTTATCGAATTAAGTGCTCAGGATGAATTGAAAGCGGAACAAAAAGTTAGGTGGCTATACGAGCAAAAATATATGTCAGTCATTGATCATAATCTGGATCCGATTATTACAGTTAATCGGAAAAACAGGATTACATATGCAAATAGTGCAGTCCATCATGCTTTTGGGTATCGCACAAAAGAGCTGACAGGCAGATCTATATTGGACTTGATAGGTGACGAAAAGGTCGATGAGTTTAGAGCCTTCCTGTCTCGTGCATTCTCAGGTGAGTCAATTGAAATGGAAGGGATTACTTTTTTTCATAAAAAAGGACAGTACCTGTCTGCTTACTTGAAAACGATCCCCGTTTCAATACAAGGGGAAATACAGGAAATCCATATTATACTAAGGGATACTTCTGCCCACTTTAAAAATAACGAAAAGCTATTATTCCTTTCTTATCATGATCAATTAACGGGCTTGTGGAACAGAAGGGCCTTGAAAGAACATTTCGAGGAAGATGCGGAATATGCTTACCGTAGTGATGAGAAGTTATCGTTCATCCACTTGGATTTGGACCGATTTAAGACCATTAACGATTCGATTGGAAGAACGGGAGCCGATGAAATCCTTAGAATGATTGCTGAACGGATTAAAATGGCATGTCCGAAGGCAGGAAAGCTGTATCGGAACGGTGGAGATGAATACATCATCCTTTTACGGGGTCATTCAATCGAAAAGACAGAAGACCTTGCTAAAAGAATTTTAAGCGATTTTACTAAGCCGTTCTATTTCAACCATCAAGAATATTTCATATCTTCCTCTATTGGCATTTCTGTTTACCCTGACGATGGAGTAGTACTTGAAGAACTTTTGAAAAAGGCGGAACAGGCTGTATTTTTCGTCAAAGAACGTGGTAGAGCACATTACAGGTTTTATAAAGAAGAGATGAACACATCATTTACAGATGCCGCAATAATGGAATCCCATCTCCGTAGAGCGATAGAGTTCAATGAACTTGAAATTCACTACCAACCGCAAGTGAATTTAAAAACTGGACAAATCGACAGCTTCGAAGCATTGCTAAGATGGAATAATCGTAAATTCGGTTTCGTCTCACCTTCGCTATTCATACCAATGGCAGAAGATTCCGGACTCATTCACACAATAGGTGATTGGGTGCTGGAGGGTGTGTGTAAACAACTGAAAGAATGGCAGGATAAGCAATTCCGAAAGGTAAGGATAGCTGTAAACATCTCGCCGAAACAATTCAGCACGGGTGAATTTGCGAATAAGGCGAAAGATATGATTGATAAGTATGGGATTCACGCGTCCTCATTCGAAGTGGAAATAACGGAAACCGCGCTTATGAATATTAAGGATACGCTCTCTACTTTGCAAAGGTTGAAGGAGATTGGGGTAACGATTTCAATTGATGATTTTGGTACAGGCTATTCATCGCTTAGTTATTTGAAATTGTATCCGATTGATATCATAAAGATAGACCGTTCGTTTATTAAGGATATTGAAGTAGATGAAAAAAATGCTGCGATTGCTAAGACGATTATAAGTCTTGCGCATAATCTCGGCATGCAAGTGATTGCTGAAGGGGTTGAGAAGGATTTGCAGGCTAAAATCCTGACAGAGGCTGATTGCCATAAAGCACAGGGGTTTTTATTCAGCAAGGCTATACCCGCTTCACAAATAGTCGAGAAGTATTTTTCTTGGGTTTGA
- the fadH gene encoding 2,4-dienoyl-CoA reductase, producing MFKEKVFIVTGGSNGMGKHMAKKFADEGADVIITGRDLERLEAAKKEIGERAHIYQMDVRNIENVQGLVEFADGKFGKIDGLVNNAAGNFIVKAEELSINGWNAVIDIVLNGTFYCTSAVGNYWIKNGQKGSILNMLATYAWDAGPGIVHSAAAKAGVMSLTRTLAVEWGRSYGFRVNGIAPGPIERTGGAERLFQSEKAVQRTINSVPLGRVGKPEEIAELAAFIMSDKAAYMNGEIVTLDGGQWLNQYPF from the coding sequence ATGTTTAAAGAGAAGGTTTTTATTGTAACTGGTGGATCGAACGGTATGGGGAAGCACATGGCAAAGAAATTTGCTGATGAAGGTGCGGATGTGATTATCACCGGGCGTGACCTTGAACGATTGGAAGCTGCAAAAAAGGAAATTGGGGAAAGAGCACATATCTATCAAATGGATGTGCGCAATATTGAAAATGTACAAGGTTTAGTCGAATTTGCAGACGGGAAATTCGGTAAAATCGATGGCCTTGTGAACAATGCTGCCGGAAACTTCATCGTTAAAGCAGAAGAACTTTCTATTAATGGATGGAACGCTGTCATTGATATTGTTCTTAATGGAACATTCTATTGTACAAGTGCAGTCGGAAATTATTGGATTAAAAATGGACAGAAAGGTTCCATTCTTAATATGCTCGCAACCTACGCATGGGACGCTGGTCCAGGGATTGTCCATTCGGCCGCAGCAAAGGCTGGAGTCATGTCATTGACACGGACACTTGCAGTTGAATGGGGAAGAAGCTATGGATTTAGAGTAAATGGAATTGCACCAGGTCCAATCGAGCGAACCGGTGGTGCAGAACGTCTCTTTCAATCGGAAAAAGCAGTTCAACGCACAATTAATTCCGTTCCTCTTGGGAGAGTTGGGAAGCCTGAAGAAATTGCTGAATTAGCGGCATTCATCATGTCTGACAAAGCTGCATATATGAACGGCGAAATCGTTACATTGGATGGCGGTCAATGGTTGAACCAGTATCCTTTTTAA
- the cbpB gene encoding cyclic-di-AMP-binding protein CbpB, giving the protein MISLNNRDFLFVPIADYIIPAEKVAHVQIGNNAEHALLVLTKTGYSAIPVIDAKNHLKGLLGIGMITDSILGLERIEYEKLADLKVDQIMQTDIPNIKTTDKFQKGLDLLINHTFLCVTEEDGTFAGILTRRVMLKEFKKYIYKN; this is encoded by the coding sequence ATGATTTCTCTAAATAACAGGGATTTTCTTTTCGTACCGATTGCCGATTATATAATTCCTGCCGAAAAAGTGGCACATGTTCAAATCGGAAATAATGCGGAACACGCCCTTCTCGTCCTTACTAAAACTGGTTATTCTGCAATACCGGTAATCGATGCGAAAAATCACCTAAAAGGACTCCTTGGAATTGGAATGATAACAGATTCCATACTGGGATTGGAACGGATCGAATATGAGAAACTTGCAGACTTGAAGGTGGACCAAATCATGCAAACGGATATACCGAACATAAAAACTACTGACAAGTTCCAAAAGGGCTTGGACCTGCTAATAAATCATACTTTTCTTTGCGTAACTGAAGAGGACGGTACTTTTGCGGGTATACTGACGAGAAGAGTCATGCTGAAAGAGTTTAAGAAATACATTTACAAGAATTAG
- a CDS encoding MDR family MFS transporter: protein MNIHKKTNRPLVLISVMLAMFVGAVEATIVSTAMPAIAAELGGFSRYSWIFSSYLLMSTVTVLIYGKLADLFGRKPILFIGISIFLIGSVLCGFALTMEQLIIYRLIQGLGAGAVMPIATTIVGDIYTTKERAKIQGYLSSVWGVSAVSGPVIGGLIVQYMDWKYVFWVNVPLGILAMAGVFFFLHEPVIERKVAIDFKGAALLATSLSIILFWLVEGGQAFDRTSLLSLSLVVFGVGLFTFFIMTERKAADPMMPFAIWKNPVILYANLVSLTTGGIIIGVSSYLPTFVTGVMEQPAIIAGFTLTAMSIGWPIASSVAGHLLIKFGTFKVSFAGGLSLILGGTLFVLMTGGSGPLWAAISSFFIGVGMGLTSTAFIVTIQGAVSREQRGSATAANMFMRNFGNTVGAAVFGAVLNGSLLAIFKKKELDYEVNDINLLLTEESRSTLPLVKMEELQHALDGSLQWVYIAVLLFAVISLLLILRIPRGVVQYDDN from the coding sequence ATGAATATACATAAAAAGACAAATAGACCGCTTGTTCTGATTTCGGTCATGCTTGCCATGTTCGTTGGTGCTGTAGAAGCGACTATCGTTTCAACGGCAATGCCTGCAATTGCAGCAGAACTTGGTGGTTTTTCGAGATATAGTTGGATATTTTCATCCTATTTGTTGATGAGTACTGTCACTGTTCTGATATATGGAAAGTTGGCAGACTTGTTCGGTCGTAAACCAATATTATTTATTGGAATATCCATTTTCCTGATTGGGTCGGTTCTTTGCGGTTTTGCACTTACGATGGAACAGTTAATCATTTATAGATTGATCCAAGGGTTAGGAGCAGGCGCGGTTATGCCAATTGCAACTACGATTGTAGGGGATATCTATACTACTAAGGAAAGGGCGAAAATCCAAGGATACCTATCAAGTGTCTGGGGTGTTTCTGCAGTTTCAGGTCCTGTCATTGGAGGTTTGATCGTCCAATACATGGACTGGAAATATGTTTTTTGGGTGAATGTGCCACTTGGGATTTTGGCGATGGCAGGTGTGTTTTTCTTTCTTCATGAACCTGTCATTGAACGGAAGGTTGCCATTGATTTTAAAGGGGCAGCACTTTTAGCTACTTCGTTATCAATCATTCTATTTTGGCTTGTTGAAGGAGGGCAGGCCTTTGATAGGACCTCCTTATTAAGTCTTTCCTTAGTTGTTTTCGGGGTTGGCTTGTTTACATTTTTCATCATGACAGAGCGAAAGGCCGCTGATCCAATGATGCCATTTGCGATTTGGAAAAACCCCGTCATTCTTTATGCAAATCTTGTTTCATTAACGACAGGTGGCATTATAATTGGGGTTTCCTCTTATTTACCGACCTTCGTGACAGGTGTAATGGAACAGCCGGCTATCATTGCTGGATTTACATTGACAGCCATGTCGATTGGATGGCCAATCGCCTCTTCTGTGGCGGGGCATCTTCTCATTAAATTTGGGACTTTTAAGGTTTCATTCGCAGGTGGACTATCATTAATCCTTGGTGGTACGTTATTCGTATTAATGACTGGTGGATCGGGACCCTTATGGGCTGCAATTTCAAGCTTTTTCATTGGTGTAGGAATGGGTCTTACAAGTACGGCCTTCATCGTAACGATTCAGGGAGCAGTTAGCCGAGAACAAAGAGGTTCTGCAACTGCTGCCAATATGTTCATGCGAAATTTTGGGAACACTGTAGGGGCCGCTGTTTTCGGAGCGGTTCTGAACGGATCTTTACTTGCGATTTTCAAAAAGAAAGAACTTGACTATGAAGTGAATGACATCAATCTTCTTTTGACGGAGGAGTCAAGGTCGACTTTACCTCTTGTGAAAATGGAAGAATTACAGCATGCTCTTGATGGCTCATTGCAATGGGTTTATATCGCAGTTCTCTTGTTTGCAGTAATAAGCCTGTTACTGATTTTACGTATTCCGCGGGGGGTGGTTCAATATGACGACAACTGA
- a CDS encoding LysR family transcriptional regulator: MTTTELEIIKTLAEEGNMRKAAERLFLSQPALSQRLQTIEKEWGTLLFIRSQKGLEPTPAGELVIAYAKETILKKEETAEMIASLANKVHGTLKIACASIVGQTWLPQVLKEFVNTYPDAKISLMTGWSSEIVRALYDGEAHIGIVRGQVDWKSKKEYLFRDRLYLVDQEITSIDELTNTNRPFIQFKSDSNYYMEIQRWWQRHFTQNPWRQITVDQIETCKQLALNGIGYAILPAITLTGDEEVNRIPLLNSEEEFELTRDTWLIGYESSFKLKQVDAFTQVVNKYAERLRMESE, translated from the coding sequence ATGACGACAACTGAACTCGAAATTATTAAAACACTGGCTGAAGAGGGAAATATGCGAAAGGCTGCAGAAAGGTTATTTCTTTCACAACCTGCGCTTTCCCAACGGCTCCAGACAATCGAGAAGGAATGGGGGACATTGCTTTTTATCCGCTCGCAAAAAGGATTGGAACCTACTCCAGCCGGTGAACTTGTTATTGCTTATGCAAAGGAAACCATTCTTAAAAAAGAAGAAACTGCAGAAATGATTGCCTCATTGGCGAATAAAGTGCATGGAACTTTGAAAATTGCCTGCGCTTCAATTGTTGGTCAAACTTGGCTGCCGCAAGTTCTAAAAGAATTTGTCAATACGTATCCGGATGCGAAAATCTCATTGATGACCGGTTGGAGTTCGGAAATTGTAAGAGCTCTTTATGACGGGGAAGCGCATATAGGAATTGTGCGTGGCCAAGTTGATTGGAAAAGTAAAAAAGAATATTTGTTCAGGGATCGCTTGTATCTTGTCGATCAAGAAATCACTTCAATTGACGAGCTGACGAATACAAACAGACCATTCATCCAGTTTAAAAGCGATTCCAATTATTATATGGAAATCCAACGCTGGTGGCAGCGTCATTTCACACAAAATCCTTGGAGACAAATTACCGTCGACCAAATTGAGACGTGTAAACAACTTGCACTTAATGGCATCGGTTATGCGATATTACCAGCTATCACGTTAACCGGGGATGAGGAAGTCAATAGGATTCCGCTATTGAATAGTGAGGAAGAATTTGAGTTGACAAGGGATACATGGCTCATCGGATATGAATCTTCGTTCAAACTGAAACAAGTGGATGCGTTTACCCAAGTCGTAAATAAATATGCTGAAAGATTAAGAATGGAATCAGAATAG
- a CDS encoding ABC transporter ATP-binding protein, whose product MIEIKGLTKKYGQFTALDNLDLTLDEGTVFGFVGANGAGKSTTFLIISTLLQPTSGEVFIDGISVREKPSEIRKLIGYMPDFFGVYDQLKADEYLDFYGASYGIPEEERKKLIPQLLELVNLTHKRYSYVDLLSRGMKQRLCLARSLIHDPKVLILDEPASGLDPRARVEMRDILKTLKGMGKTILISSHILPELAEMCDEIGVIDNGKLIAHGSVAEIQKKLQGEKVITVRLVSKTDEVISFFEEQPYVSSIERLDNGDGISFTYRGSEEEQIGMLKKAMLQDLPIVSFLEHVTNLEDVFMEITKGAAD is encoded by the coding sequence ATGATAGAGATCAAAGGGCTGACAAAAAAATACGGGCAATTTACCGCACTTGATAATTTGGATTTAACGCTCGATGAGGGGACGGTATTCGGGTTTGTCGGTGCAAATGGCGCCGGTAAGTCTACGACATTTTTAATAATTTCTACATTGCTTCAACCGACTTCAGGAGAAGTATTCATCGATGGTATAAGCGTTCGTGAAAAACCTTCAGAAATCCGAAAACTGATTGGCTATATGCCGGACTTCTTCGGTGTATACGATCAGCTAAAGGCTGATGAATATTTGGACTTTTACGGAGCGAGCTACGGTATTCCAGAAGAGGAAAGGAAAAAACTTATACCGCAGTTGCTGGAGTTAGTAAATCTAACGCATAAAAGATATTCTTATGTTGATTTGCTTTCGAGGGGTATGAAGCAGAGATTATGCCTGGCACGTAGTTTGATACATGACCCAAAGGTTCTTATTTTAGATGAGCCTGCTTCGGGACTTGATCCTAGAGCACGGGTAGAAATGCGTGATATTCTAAAGACGTTAAAAGGTATGGGAAAGACAATCTTGATCTCTTCTCATATTCTTCCTGAACTTGCGGAAATGTGTGATGAAATTGGTGTTATTGACAATGGAAAACTGATTGCACATGGTTCAGTTGCTGAAATTCAGAAAAAGCTGCAAGGAGAAAAAGTAATTACGGTTCGACTTGTCTCCAAAACAGATGAAGTGATTTCCTTCTTTGAGGAACAACCATATGTTTCGTCAATTGAAAGGCTTGATAATGGAGATGGTATCTCCTTCACGTATAGGGGAAGTGAAGAAGAGCAGATTGGCATGCTGAAAAAAGCGATGTTACAAGATTTGCCAATTGTTTCTTTCTTGGAACATGTTACAAACCTTGAAGATGTCTTTATGGAAATTACGAAAGGAGCCGCTGACTAA
- a CDS encoding ABC transporter permease subunit: protein MNFNNPVLFKELKLRFRSFKGFNGILFFLLAMCIFVFGYIFLTVNMTGTSYFRPSQSFVLFAFLSYIQLGLVLFTAPGLTAGSISSEREKQTLPILLTTSQSSFQIISGKMLSSVAFLLLLIVAGLPIYSLVFLFGGISPMEFVKVFFFLFVTLLAIGSIGVMFSTLIRRTIVSMIATYGSMLFLSVVTGFLFIIVMQMKAFNNMGTITSPSYLGQFLASINPAVLFASFLSPDLNSSIGELTKIEFPIWAGYLIFYGLITVVAFFISVKRLRVNMKRLK, encoded by the coding sequence ATGAATTTTAATAATCCGGTTCTTTTTAAGGAATTGAAACTCAGATTCCGATCATTCAAAGGCTTCAATGGAATTTTATTCTTCCTCCTTGCAATGTGCATATTTGTCTTCGGTTATATTTTCCTGACTGTTAACATGACAGGCACGTCCTATTTCAGGCCGAGCCAAAGTTTTGTCTTATTTGCTTTTCTATCCTATATCCAACTTGGGCTTGTGTTATTCACGGCCCCAGGGCTAACGGCTGGGTCAATCAGTTCGGAAAGGGAGAAACAGACATTACCCATCCTATTGACGACTTCTCAAAGCTCGTTTCAAATAATTTCAGGAAAAATGCTTTCGTCTGTAGCTTTCCTTCTCTTGTTGATCGTTGCGGGACTTCCTATCTATAGCTTAGTGTTCTTGTTTGGCGGTATTTCCCCAATGGAATTTGTAAAAGTGTTCTTCTTCCTATTCGTAACCTTGTTAGCGATTGGGAGTATCGGGGTCATGTTCTCTACATTAATTCGCAGAACGATTGTATCAATGATAGCAACATATGGATCAATGCTCTTCCTATCGGTAGTAACGGGTTTCCTATTCATTATCGTCATGCAAATGAAAGCATTCAATAATATGGGGACCATTACATCACCATCTTATTTGGGACAGTTTTTGGCATCCATTAATCCTGCGGTGCTGTTTGCATCATTTTTATCACCTGATCTGAATAGCTCCATAGGTGAATTAACGAAAATCGAATTCCCGATTTGGGCTGGATATTTGATATTTTATGGATTGATTACCGTGGTAGCGTTTTTCATATCGGTGAAGAGGTTACGGGTCAATATGAAACGACTAAAATGA
- a CDS encoding MoxR family ATPase gives MSFSPEQFEEMSKKLAEVRAEIGKFIVGQQEAVEFSLYSILADGHALLEGLPGLGKTMLIRTISEVLDLSFSRIQFTPDLMPADITGTSILERNEDGVQRFVFKEGPIFSQMVLADEINRATPKTQSALLEAMGEKTVTVLGETRKMAKPFFVLATQNPIEMEGTYPLPEAQMDRFLCKVLLPYPSKEELKEIMIRTTGPESVAIQKVMNTQAIVEAQEMAKAVVIADDMIDYAVDLVSATHHKLGSEDEWNQYVQYGSGPRGLQSIIRLAKARALMAGRVHVSIADIKTVAKPALRHRILINYEGEAEGIDVDKLIDKLLDDVRQGASIQ, from the coding sequence ATGTCGTTTTCGCCGGAACAATTTGAAGAAATGAGCAAGAAACTTGCTGAAGTACGTGCAGAAATAGGCAAATTCATAGTTGGGCAACAGGAAGCTGTCGAATTTTCTTTATACTCCATATTGGCTGATGGGCATGCTTTACTGGAAGGGCTGCCTGGACTTGGGAAGACCATGCTTATCAGAACGATTTCGGAAGTATTGGATCTTTCCTTCTCCCGAATCCAATTCACACCGGATCTAATGCCCGCAGATATAACAGGAACGAGTATTCTTGAACGAAATGAGGATGGCGTGCAGCGATTTGTTTTCAAGGAAGGGCCTATCTTCAGTCAAATGGTGCTTGCGGATGAGATAAACCGTGCTACTCCTAAGACACAAAGTGCACTACTTGAGGCAATGGGTGAAAAAACTGTTACAGTGCTTGGTGAAACAAGAAAGATGGCCAAACCGTTTTTTGTATTGGCTACCCAGAACCCGATTGAAATGGAAGGGACTTATCCATTGCCAGAAGCACAAATGGACCGGTTCTTATGCAAAGTTTTATTGCCATATCCTTCAAAGGAAGAATTGAAAGAAATAATGATAAGAACGACAGGTCCCGAGTCCGTTGCCATACAAAAAGTCATGAATACTCAAGCAATCGTGGAGGCACAAGAAATGGCAAAAGCGGTTGTCATAGCTGATGACATGATTGACTATGCAGTCGATTTAGTTTCCGCAACCCATCATAAATTGGGATCGGAAGATGAATGGAATCAGTACGTTCAGTATGGCAGTGGCCCTCGTGGATTGCAGTCTATTATACGTCTTGCAAAGGCAAGAGCGCTTATGGCAGGTCGAGTTCATGTGTCAATAGCGGATATTAAAACTGTTGCTAAACCAGCATTACGGCACCGAATCCTCATCAATTATGAAGGGGAAGCGGAAGGAATCGATGTTGACAAGTTAATCGATAAACTATTGGATGATGTACGTCAAGGGGCTTCAATCCAATGA
- a CDS encoding DUF58 domain-containing protein, which translates to MKVELFPDRLAKRLGALSISTRSRRLGHHKGAHRSTKTGSSLDFSDFREYHPGDDLRHIDWNVFARTDKPFIKQFLDEQEMRVHILLDSTKSMGTDGKWDFARQIAIGFGHIALKSGDTVSFSTWSADESFFFRKKGALHRANLSKFISKIDTPTTNMEFADQALKHIPKALTVLLIITDGLEQVEKWEKLFRRLPGICRDVRVVTVHSSSEEFPAFEGDVRLVDIENESVIEVSMTKKIVEDYIEKKRKHENELTALANKYGIGLIRSEVSEGVMDLFTKKMRQVGWLQ; encoded by the coding sequence ATGAAGGTAGAACTATTTCCAGATAGATTGGCCAAACGATTAGGTGCTTTGTCTATTTCAACAAGATCGAGGCGTCTTGGGCATCACAAAGGTGCACATCGTTCCACGAAGACGGGTTCTTCTCTTGATTTTTCGGATTTCCGAGAATACCACCCGGGAGATGATTTGCGGCATATCGACTGGAATGTATTTGCGCGTACAGATAAACCCTTCATTAAACAATTTTTAGATGAACAGGAGATGCGGGTACATATCTTACTTGATTCCACAAAGTCCATGGGTACAGACGGCAAATGGGATTTTGCACGCCAAATTGCAATTGGTTTTGGTCATATAGCTTTAAAAAGCGGTGATACTGTTTCGTTTTCAACTTGGAGCGCCGATGAAAGCTTCTTTTTTCGGAAAAAAGGAGCATTGCATCGTGCCAATCTGTCAAAATTCATTTCCAAAATAGATACGCCTACAACGAATATGGAATTTGCTGATCAAGCCTTGAAACATATACCGAAGGCACTGACGGTCCTATTAATTATTACCGATGGTTTGGAGCAGGTTGAGAAGTGGGAGAAGTTATTCAGGAGATTACCCGGTATTTGTAGGGATGTCCGTGTAGTGACCGTGCACTCTTCATCGGAAGAGTTCCCTGCATTTGAAGGCGATGTCAGATTAGTGGATATCGAAAATGAATCGGTCATTGAAGTTTCGATGACAAAAAAAATTGTGGAAGACTATATTGAGAAAAAAAGAAAACATGAAAACGAATTAACTGCATTGGCGAATAAGTATGGAATTGGCCTAATACGTTCAGAGGTTTCCGAAGGTGTTATGGATCTATTTACGAAAAAAATGCGTCAAGTTGGTTGGTTACAGTGA